One window of Nicotiana tomentosiformis chromosome 11, ASM39032v3, whole genome shotgun sequence genomic DNA carries:
- the LOC104085865 gene encoding uncharacterized protein isoform X1, translating to MRNLMRVQSADMYSSSSHHAVVSSNYQFMFLFKIVGSALVPFRVQLDHISDNMHVRDGSMEGSTAKYIVQQYLAACGGQGALNSLNNMCAVGQVKMATWDMHQSGCNTNSKRHCEVGAFVLWQKNPDLWVLELVVSGCKISAGSNRKVAWSQSSSSSNASKGPPRSLRRFFQGLDPRSTTNLFLNAICVGEKTIKDEECFILKLESSIDMLKDEKCFVHHTILGYLSQRTGLLIQFEDTKLVKLKSPRGDSNVFWKISMEAMHEDYSTLKVSTLLTVGRLQQ from the exons ATGCGCAATCTTATGAGGGTTCAAAGTGCAGacatgtattcttcttcttctcatcATGCCGTTGTATCAAGTAATTATCAATTCATGTTCTTGTTTAAAATTGTTGGCTCTGCTCTTGTCCCTTTTCGAGTTCAATTGGACCATATTTCTGATAACATGCATGTTAGGGATGGTTCAATG GAGGGTTCTACTGCTAAATACATAGTACAACAATATTTGGCAGCATGTGGAGGGCAAGGAGCATTAAATTCACTTAATAACATGTGTGCAGTAGGGCAGGTGAAGATGGCTACATGGGACATGCATCAAAGTGGTTGTAACACCAACTCGAAACGCCATTGTGAGGTTGGAGCCTTTGTGCTTTGGCAGAAGAACCCTGACTTGTGGGTTTTAGAATTGGTTGTTTCAGGTTGCAAGATAAGTGCAGGAAGTAATAGGAAGGTTGCTTGGAGTCAGTCTTCCTCTAGTTCTAATGCTTCAAAAGGTCCTCCAAGATCCCTTAGAAGGTTTTTCCAG GGCTTGGACCCTAGATCAACGACCAATTTGTTCTTGAATGCTATTTGCGTTGGAGAAAAGACTATTAAGGATGAAGAATGTTTTATTCTAAAACTAGAATCAAGCATAGACATGCTCAAGGATGAAAAATGTTTTGTCCATCACACAATATTGGGATACTTGAGCCAAAGGACAGGTCTTCTGATTCAATTTGAAGACACAAAATTAGTAAAATTGAAGTCACCAAGGGGGGATAGCAATGTCTTTTGGAAAATAAGTATGGAAGCTATGCACGAAGATTATAGTACATTGAAGGTATCAACATTGCTCACAGTGGGAAGACTGCAACAATAA
- the LOC104085865 gene encoding uncharacterized protein isoform X3, with translation MPLYQEGSTAKYIVQQYLAACGGQGALNSLNNMCAVGQVKMATWDMHQSGCNTNSKRHCEVGAFVLWQKNPDLWVLELVVSGCKISAGSNRKVAWSQSSSSSNASKGPPRSLRRFFQGLDPRSTTNLFLNAICVGEKTIKDEECFILKLESSIDMLKDEKCFVHHTILGYLSQRTGLLIQFEDTKLVKLKSPRGDSNVFWKISMEAMHEDYSTLKVSTLLTVGRLQQ, from the exons ATGCCGTTGTATCAA GAGGGTTCTACTGCTAAATACATAGTACAACAATATTTGGCAGCATGTGGAGGGCAAGGAGCATTAAATTCACTTAATAACATGTGTGCAGTAGGGCAGGTGAAGATGGCTACATGGGACATGCATCAAAGTGGTTGTAACACCAACTCGAAACGCCATTGTGAGGTTGGAGCCTTTGTGCTTTGGCAGAAGAACCCTGACTTGTGGGTTTTAGAATTGGTTGTTTCAGGTTGCAAGATAAGTGCAGGAAGTAATAGGAAGGTTGCTTGGAGTCAGTCTTCCTCTAGTTCTAATGCTTCAAAAGGTCCTCCAAGATCCCTTAGAAGGTTTTTCCAG GGCTTGGACCCTAGATCAACGACCAATTTGTTCTTGAATGCTATTTGCGTTGGAGAAAAGACTATTAAGGATGAAGAATGTTTTATTCTAAAACTAGAATCAAGCATAGACATGCTCAAGGATGAAAAATGTTTTGTCCATCACACAATATTGGGATACTTGAGCCAAAGGACAGGTCTTCTGATTCAATTTGAAGACACAAAATTAGTAAAATTGAAGTCACCAAGGGGGGATAGCAATGTCTTTTGGAAAATAAGTATGGAAGCTATGCACGAAGATTATAGTACATTGAAGGTATCAACATTGCTCACAGTGGGAAGACTGCAACAATAA
- the LOC104085865 gene encoding uncharacterized protein isoform X2, which translates to MVEYAQSYEGSKCRHEGSTAKYIVQQYLAACGGQGALNSLNNMCAVGQVKMATWDMHQSGCNTNSKRHCEVGAFVLWQKNPDLWVLELVVSGCKISAGSNRKVAWSQSSSSSNASKGPPRSLRRFFQGLDPRSTTNLFLNAICVGEKTIKDEECFILKLESSIDMLKDEKCFVHHTILGYLSQRTGLLIQFEDTKLVKLKSPRGDSNVFWKISMEAMHEDYSTLKVSTLLTVGRLQQ; encoded by the exons ATGGTGGAATATGCGCAATCTTATGAGGGTTCAAAGTGCAGacat GAGGGTTCTACTGCTAAATACATAGTACAACAATATTTGGCAGCATGTGGAGGGCAAGGAGCATTAAATTCACTTAATAACATGTGTGCAGTAGGGCAGGTGAAGATGGCTACATGGGACATGCATCAAAGTGGTTGTAACACCAACTCGAAACGCCATTGTGAGGTTGGAGCCTTTGTGCTTTGGCAGAAGAACCCTGACTTGTGGGTTTTAGAATTGGTTGTTTCAGGTTGCAAGATAAGTGCAGGAAGTAATAGGAAGGTTGCTTGGAGTCAGTCTTCCTCTAGTTCTAATGCTTCAAAAGGTCCTCCAAGATCCCTTAGAAGGTTTTTCCAG GGCTTGGACCCTAGATCAACGACCAATTTGTTCTTGAATGCTATTTGCGTTGGAGAAAAGACTATTAAGGATGAAGAATGTTTTATTCTAAAACTAGAATCAAGCATAGACATGCTCAAGGATGAAAAATGTTTTGTCCATCACACAATATTGGGATACTTGAGCCAAAGGACAGGTCTTCTGATTCAATTTGAAGACACAAAATTAGTAAAATTGAAGTCACCAAGGGGGGATAGCAATGTCTTTTGGAAAATAAGTATGGAAGCTATGCACGAAGATTATAGTACATTGAAGGTATCAACATTGCTCACAGTGGGAAGACTGCAACAATAA